The nucleotide window ACGGATATGGTATTAATTTTGACTTGAAAAAGGTTGATGCAGGTATTATTGATTTTAATAACGGCGAGTACAGCAGAAATCTTATTAAGGCGTTCGGAAACAATAAGTATTTTAAACTGCATGATCTGAAAGCAGGTTCTGCATTTCCCGTACAAAAGGGGGAAGAACTGCTTCGTAAAGGAGAGTTAAAAGAGGTTATAATTATTCCAAAGGATTTTTCAAGATCTGTAGTTGACGGTACAGGTGCAAAAGTATCTATCATAATTGACGGGAGCGATTCCAATGTTGCAAACCTGATTTATCAGTATAATGAGCGCATTCTTGCTGAGTTTATGTCAGGTATAAACAGGTATGCAGGGCTGGCAAATATCAGTACAAAAATTTATTTTAACCCGCAGCTGAAAAGCTCATTCTTTTTTATTCCAGGCCTTGTTGCAGTTCTGCTTCTTATGATTTCAGCAATGCTGACTTCTATCAGCATTGCAAGAGAGCGGGAGAGCGGATCATTGAATCTGATTTTTATTTCTCCTCTTAAATCATCGGAAATTATTATTGGTAAAACCCTTCCTTATACAGCAGTGGCATTTCTTGTGGGACTTGTTATTTTGGTGTTTGCAAAATTCTGGTTCGGCATTCCAATAAGAGGAAGCGTCTTAACGCTGGCACTGTTTTCCGTAATTTATGTTATTACAGGGCTTTCAATGGGGGTTATGATATCAACAATTGCACCTTCTCAGAAAACAGCAATGTTTGCAACTCTGCTTATTACAATGCTTCCTTCAATTTTGCTTTCAGGATTTATTTTTCCCTTAACATCTCTCGGCCCGGTACTGAGATTTATTTCCGGGTTTATCCCTGCCACTTATTTTTTGCGGATAATAAGAGGCGTTGTGTTAAGAGGAGCAGGTATAAATGTATTTGTAACTGAAAGTGCAGTATTGTTGGGATTCAGTCTAATTCTTTTACTGTCAGCAAGCTTTTATTTTCAGAAACTACGTAAGAGGCCCAAGTGAGACTTTTATATCTTGTAAAAAAAGAGTTTATAGAGATATTCAGGCAAAGAGAAATTATCCCTTTTATTTTTATATCGCCTATAATACAAATAGTACTTTTCGGGTATGTTGTTACCACAGATATTAAAAATGTACCTGTGGAGATTGTAAATTATTCAAATAGTGCAACTGCGGAAAGAATTATCAGAAGAATTAATTCAAGCCCTTTGTTTAATGTTAAAAAAATTTCAGCTTCCGAGGCTGATCCGAAACTCGTACTGAAAAAGGGTAAATTGTCAGCAGTAATTTTATTCCGTGATTCTGATTCCGGTAATTTAACCTCTTCAATACCGGAAGTTCAGGTTTTGATGGATGGTGTTGATTCCAATACATCTTCCCTTGCTGCGGGATATGTGGCGGGTATAATCAGAAGGTATTTTCTGGAAGAGTTGAAGAATATGGGGATAAAAATGCCTGTTGAAAACAGGACTTTAATCAGGTTCAATCCAGAACTTAAAAGTATAAATTATATGGGACCTGGAATTGTTGCACTACTTCTGACAATTCTGTCCCTTTTTCTTACGTCATTGTCCATTGTCAGAGAGAAAGTCCAGCAGACAATGGATACTCTTCTGGTATCAAGGTTGTCACCTGTGGAGATTTATATTGGCAAGGCCATGCCTATGATGCTCATAGGAATTTTTAATATGATAGTAGGTACTGCAGTTGTTGTCCTGTGGTTTGGAATTCCTGTAAGGGGGAATATGATTTACATGCTGATTACAGCAATAATATTTCTCTGCGCTCTGTTGTCGTATGCACTTTTTATTTCAACTGTTGCTTCCACAGAGCAGCAGGCGCTGTTTTTCAGCTGGTTTTCAATGGTAACTTTTATTATGCTTGCCGGACTTTTTACACCTGTTGAAAATATTCCTGCTGCAGTAAGATTTTTTTCCGATATAGATCCTGTGAGGTATCTTATAAAGATTATCAGGGAAATATTTATCAAAGGCAATGGTATAACTTATTTTTATAAGGATTTGATTATACTGGCGGGTATAGCAGCCATTGTACTTTCAGTTTCTCTGTTTAATTTCCGAAGACTTGTGAGAAAGTAGGACGGAAGCTGAAAGCTGTAAATAATAAAGATTATTTTACTCCACGTAGAGTCCTTGTGTTAAAAAGTTATTAACATATAATGTGGTACTTTTGTGAATATTGTTTAGTATAAACAAATTACATGGAAAATAAAAGTCGAACCTTGAAGGAAGATTCATACTTTGGCACTGTTCATCCCCAAACCCGGTTTATACTGAGCATGCCAAAGGGGTTGGGGGATAAAGGATTAATGCAGAAGAAGCAGGTGTATATGGAAATATGGGAATAAAGTTAAAATCATAAATCCAAAGGAGTCTGAAAAATCATGAAAGCAATGGTTTTAAATGAGGTGGTTGATCTGACAAAGAACAAAGAGCCTTTAACTTTGGTTGATTTACCAGTACCTGAGCCAAAAGATTTTGAAATTCTGATAAAGGTTTCTGCGTGTGGTGTGTGCCATACGGAGCTTGACGAAATTGAGGGACGCACTCCTCCGCCGTTTTTCCCGATGGTACTCGGACATCAGGTAGTCGGAGTTGTAGAAAGTGCGGGCAGGGGAGTTACAAAATTCAAAAAAGGCAGCAGAGTTGGTGTTGGATGGATTTTTTCCGCATGCGGCAAATGCAAGTACTGCAGAGAAGGCAACAACAATCTGTGCCCGGATTTTAAAGCAACTGGAAGAGATGCAAACGGAGGCTATGCAGAATACATGACAATAGGCCAGGATTTTGCATTCTCTATCCCGGAGAGTTTTACAGATACTGAAGCTGCGCCTCTTCTGTGTGCAGGCGCTATAGGTTACAGATCTTTAAAACTTACAAATCTGCAAAACAGCATGTCTCTGGGACTTACCGGATTCGGAGCATCAGGCCATCTGGTTCTTAAAATGGTAAAGTACAAGTATCCAGATACCCGCATTTATGTTTTTGCACGCAGTCCCAAAGAGAGAGAATTTGCTCTGGAACTCGGAGCAGAGTGGGCAGGGGATACAACTGATACGTCTCCAGTAATGCTTGATGCAATAATTGATACAACTCCTGTATGGAAACCTGTTGTGGAAGCAATGCGGAATCTTGCACCGGGCGGCAGACTTGTGATTAATGCTATCAGAAAAGAGTCCATAGACAAGAATTATCTTTTAAACATTGATTATCCCCTGCATTTATGGATGGAAAAGGAGATAAAGAGCGTTGCAAATGTTGCAACATCGGATATACAGGAGTTTCTGAATCTTGCAGCGGAAATTCCTATAAAACCGGATTTTGAGGTTTTTAATCTTGAAGATGCAAACAGGGCTTTGATTGAATTAAAAGAGGGAAAAATCAGAGGCGCAAAGGTGCTGGTTGTGTGAGGGGGCACCGTAGGGGCAACGACGCGCCGTGTATCAAAAGATATCCGTGAAAACGTTGAATTATCGTAATATGTGATTATGCCCAGCCATATGCAAGGGATTATTGTTCTGAATGATTTCCGTTTAGGGGCACATTGTAATGCGCCCCTAAACGGCGATGTGCCCATACTTCAATATCGGTTATGCACCAACAATACGTCCCTACGCACAAAAATCCTTGACAAGATGGAAAATGTTACGTAACTTACGTTACGTAATAAACGTAACGTAAAAGGTGTAAAAATGAAACAGGTCAATCCGTTTATTGTATTTGGATATGAATCACCTGAATATTTTTGTGACAGACAGGTTGAAACCGACACATTGATTTCCGCTGTTAAAAATCAACGGCACGTTACATTGATTTCTCTACGAAGAATGGGGAAAACAGGGCTGATTAAACATGTTTTTTTTCAGCTTAAAAATGAACCGGATTTTTTACTGATTTATATAGACATTTTGCCGACAATGGATTTAAAAGATTTTATCAAAGAACTCAGCAAGGGTATTTTATCGGCAAATAGATCGAAGACCGGAATAATAGAAAAAATGGTTAAAATTCTGTCGCATTTGCGGCCGAAAATATCATACGATCCTGCAACAGGAAAACCTGCAATTGAGTTGGATATTTCAAATTACAGCGAAGCAGAATATACATTGGACGGATTATTCACATATCTTGACAATCAGAACAAACAGGTAGTTTTGGCAATAGATGAATTTCAGCAGATTGTACACTATCCTGAAAAAAATACAGAAGCCCTGCTACGGTCAAATATGTTAAAAAGTCGTAATGTGCAGTTAATTCTTTCAGGCAGTCAGCAGAACCTTTTATTTTCCATGTTTCAGGACAGTAACAGGCCCTTTTATCAGTCCACGCAGATTATGACGCTTAATTCAATAGAAAATGAAACATACAGAACATTTATTATAAATAAATTTAAAGAAGGGAAAAAAGAAATATCTGATGAACTTGTAGATAAGGTTTTAGAATGGACCCGCTGTCACACCTATTATGTACAGTACTATTGTAACAGGCTGTATGAACTGTCAGATAAAAAAGTAAAAATGCAGGATGTTCAAAAAGTGGCTTCCCTGATTTTGGAAGAGAATGTTATTGTTTATAATAATTACAGGAATATGCTTACAATCCAGCAGTTTAATCTGCTTAAGGCAATTGCCAAAGAAGGGGTGGTGAATAGACCTACAGCCAAAGATTTTATTTTTAAGTATAGATTAGGTGCTGCAAGTTCTGTAAAGACAACTTTAACAGCGTTAATTAAAAAAGAAATAGTTGTAGCGGGGAATGATGGATATTTTATTCCGGATCTGTTTTTTTCAAGGTGGCTGCAGACTATTTAGATTATTGTATTACGGTGTTTGATCCATGAATGGAAGGTAAGATAGACATAAACAGGAGACAAAACAATGCGTTCATTAAGAAAAATTATATGTGTACTGCTTCTGTTTGTAATTGCAAGAAATGGTTTTTCCCAGATCCCTCACGGATATGTACAAGAGGGATTGATAATTAAAAGCAAGATATTAAAAAAGGAGGTCAGGTACACAGTCTATCTGCCTTTTGATTACAAAACTTCACACCGTTTTTACCCTGTTGTTTACCTGCTCCATGGTTATACAGATAATGATATGGCCTGGATTCAGTTTGGAGAAGCAGATATGTATGCTGATAAAGCAATTGACAGTCAGACAATTCCGCCGATGATTTTAATTATGCCTGATGCAGGCCTTACCTGGTATATTAATAATTATGATAATTCAGTCAGATATGAAGATTTCTTTTTTGATGAATTTATTCCTTATGTGGAATCCAGATACAGAATTCGCAGAGAAAAAATGTACAGAGGCATTGCAGGCCTTTCCATGGGAGGTTACGGGGCAATAGTATATGCTTTGAAACATCCGGATATGTTTGCAGCTTTTGCTGCTTTCAGCCCTGCAATTTATACAGAGAAAAAAACACAAAACATGGATGAAAAATGGTGGAACGAGGCGTTCAATATAATATACGGCCCAAATTTAAAGGGTCAGGATAGAATCACAAAACATTTTTTGGCAAATAATCCGTTTTATATTGTCAAACACTCTGATTATAACAAGATGAAGAGTGTGCGCATGTACATAGACTGCGGGGATGATGACTTTTTATACGAAGGGAATTCAAATTTTCATATCCTTCTGCGGGATTTAGAAATTCCACACGAATACAGAGTAAGAGACGGAGGACACAGGTGGTCATACTGGCGGAATGGATTAATTAACGGTCTGAAATTTATTGGCGAGAGTTTTCATCAGAATTGACAGTAGGGGTACGGTGCGCTGTGCCCTTACTTAAAATTATCCTATTATCATGATGTTGTATTTTTGGGCAAAGCTTTGCAGATTTTTCCGGAGATCAAGATATTTGTCAAGAGATGCCTTAAACAAGATTGATTCTTCGTTGTTTAAATTAATTTTAAATTGCCTTGAAGAAAAGCTTATGTCCCTGATTTGACTGCCCTGTATTAATAAAGGGTTTTTACTGTAGGAGCTTTTTATTTCAATATTTTCTTCTCCGATTTTTATATGCTTTCGTCCGTATTTATAATAAATTACTATTTTCTTGACTGTCATTCCGAACAGCACCAGGCCATAAATTGAAAACAGAACATTGGAATAATTCCTTTGAGTAAAAGTAGAATTCAAAGTAATAAAAATGTAGTTTATTATAATTATGAAAAACAGAACATATGTAACTGTTTTCACAGCTTTTGACCGTGCAGGATTGCAGAGAATATCCTCATCAAGATAAAAGGTGTCATTTTCCATAAACTCCCCCATGTCTGGCAAAAAATAAGAGTATTAAGTGAATCTGTTTAAATAATATAATAAATGATAATTGATTTGTCAATAAGAAATATTGCTGCAGGGTTAAGTTTAAAAGAAGAATACAAAAGTATAGAGAATAAACAAACAGGCCGTCTATTTATATTAATATGAGAATTTTAAAAGTATATCTTTTCTTACATTTATTTTGAAACATTTTCAGAAATGGACTGTCTGTTTAATAGAAAGGGTAATTTGAAGGTGCAGAGATTAAAGAAAGAAGAATAAATTTTTCATAAAAATAACGGAGGTAAATTATGACTGGATTTGACGAGAGTGTTATGGTAGTGTTAGTTGTTTTCGGATCTATCTTACTGTTTGTGAAGATTCTTGTAGATTCCAAAATCAGGAGCAAGCTTATTGACAAAGGAATGGTGGATGAAAACATCAAGTATTTATCCGGTACAAATGTGCCTGCTTCCTTAAAATGGGGTATGGTGCTGACAAGCATGGGACTGGCATTTTTTATCGGACTTATTTTTCCTGAAGAGATAAGAGGGGAAGTAACTTTCGGCAGCATGTTTATTCTCGGCGGTATAGCACTAATCATTTATTATTTGATGGTTCATAAAAAACAAACCGATTAAAAACAGAAGCCGTTATAAAATAATAATTTAAATGCCCCGTAAAAGTAAATATTTCCGGGGCATTTCTGTAATTGCTTATTATGAATTCTACTTGTAATATTTTGTCTTGACATTAAAGCTAAACTTTTTTAACTTTTTTCACCAATTTAAGCCACTCTAGCTCAGCTGGTAGAGCAGCTCACTCGTAATGAGCAGGTCGTCGGTTCGAATCCGATGGGTGGCTCTTTTTTAATTTCAGGCAGGGAAATTATGCGAAGACTATTCAATTGCGGATTAACAGTGTTGTTTTTTTCTGTTTTTCTTTTATTAGAAAATGCAGCAGGGCAAAGTACAGGCGGTTTCGATATTTTAAGGCAGGAGGCAAGCGCGCGGCAAAGCTCCATGGCTGGTACCGGAGCTGCGCTTTATGATGATATTTTTTCTGTTTTTCTGAATCCTGCAGGAATAGCGGGAAACAGGTCCGCAAGAGCAGGAATTACTTTTGTTGATCAGATACTTGACATAACATCAGGATGTGCCCTTTATTCCATGCCTATATCTGATAAATCCGTAGTTGGTGCGGCAGTACTTTTTACCAGTTATGGAAAGCTGACGCGTACTGATGAAACAGGCCAGGCAACAGGATCATTTTCTCCGGGAGATTTTGTATTCTCTGTATCCTTTGCATCGTCTCCCTTTGAAATATTTAAGTACGGTTTTTCAGCAAAAATGATATATTCCCAGATAGATAGTTATTCAGCTTCGGCTGTTGCTGCTGATGCAGGATGTATTTTGAGTATTCCTTCCCAGAAATTGAATTTAGGCTTAAGCCTTCAGAATATAGGAACTTCAATTGATGAATTTATTGACGTTAAAGAGAGCCTTCCCTCAGGTGTCCGGGCAGGTATTTCAAAAACTCTGGCACATCTTCCTCTGCTGCTGAATTTTGATATTGTGCGGCCGTTCCATCAGACAGGTGATAAAAATTTGTACTGGGCGCTTGGCGGAGAGTTTACAGTAACAAATAATTTTTTCTTAAGGTGGGGATATTCTTCCGCTGGCAGAGAGGAGAATTCCGATAATCAGTCTGGCAGATTGTCAGGAGTCTCTTTTGGATTCGGAGTTCTGTTTAATAAATACAGGCTTGATTACGGATGGAGATCAAAAGGCCCTGCAGGCAATCTCAATGCATTAACCCTGAACATTCCAATTACAAAATAAAAATATTCTAATAATTTTTCAATCAACAGTATTTCAGCATTTTATGCCTCTTTATCCGGTGTATAGAATTTTCTTGCTAAAACTTAATTAAATAGTTACATTTCTTAGTTTAATGCAGTTGTATTAATTAGATACGATAGCACTGCAATAAGTGAGGTAACATCAATTATTATAAGATGTTATGAGTGCTGTTTTGCAGGGGGATAGATTTTAAATGAATGAGTAATTCCCCGATTCAGAGAGAAAAAATGCGGAAAATT belongs to bacterium and includes:
- a CDS encoding ABC transporter permease, whose protein sequence is MRLLYLVKKEFIEIFRQREIIPFIFISPIIQIVLFGYVVTTDIKNVPVEIVNYSNSATAERIIRRINSSPLFNVKKISASEADPKLVLKKGKLSAVILFRDSDSGNLTSSIPEVQVLMDGVDSNTSSLAAGYVAGIIRRYFLEELKNMGIKMPVENRTLIRFNPELKSINYMGPGIVALLLTILSLFLTSLSIVREKVQQTMDTLLVSRLSPVEIYIGKAMPMMLIGIFNMIVGTAVVVLWFGIPVRGNMIYMLITAIIFLCALLSYALFISTVASTEQQALFFSWFSMVTFIMLAGLFTPVENIPAAVRFFSDIDPVRYLIKIIREIFIKGNGITYFYKDLIILAGIAAIVLSVSLFNFRRLVRK
- a CDS encoding ABC transporter permease, producing MKRLRAVIIKEFNHILRDPTSLTIVFILPVVMMIIYGYGINFDLKKVDAGIIDFNNGEYSRNLIKAFGNNKYFKLHDLKAGSAFPVQKGEELLRKGELKEVIIIPKDFSRSVVDGTGAKVSIIIDGSDSNVANLIYQYNERILAEFMSGINRYAGLANISTKIYFNPQLKSSFFFIPGLVAVLLLMISAMLTSISIARERESGSLNLIFISPLKSSEIIIGKTLPYTAVAFLVGLVILVFAKFWFGIPIRGSVLTLALFSVIYVITGLSMGVMISTIAPSQKTAMFATLLITMLPSILLSGFIFPLTSLGPVLRFISGFIPATYFLRIIRGVVLRGAGINVFVTESAVLLGFSLILLLSASFYFQKLRKRPK
- a CDS encoding zinc-dependent alcohol dehydrogenase family protein, which codes for MKAMVLNEVVDLTKNKEPLTLVDLPVPEPKDFEILIKVSACGVCHTELDEIEGRTPPPFFPMVLGHQVVGVVESAGRGVTKFKKGSRVGVGWIFSACGKCKYCREGNNNLCPDFKATGRDANGGYAEYMTIGQDFAFSIPESFTDTEAAPLLCAGAIGYRSLKLTNLQNSMSLGLTGFGASGHLVLKMVKYKYPDTRIYVFARSPKEREFALELGAEWAGDTTDTSPVMLDAIIDTTPVWKPVVEAMRNLAPGGRLVINAIRKESIDKNYLLNIDYPLHLWMEKEIKSVANVATSDIQEFLNLAAEIPIKPDFEVFNLEDANRALIELKEGKIRGAKVLVV
- a CDS encoding ATP-binding protein, producing MKQVNPFIVFGYESPEYFCDRQVETDTLISAVKNQRHVTLISLRRMGKTGLIKHVFFQLKNEPDFLLIYIDILPTMDLKDFIKELSKGILSANRSKTGIIEKMVKILSHLRPKISYDPATGKPAIELDISNYSEAEYTLDGLFTYLDNQNKQVVLAIDEFQQIVHYPEKNTEALLRSNMLKSRNVQLILSGSQQNLLFSMFQDSNRPFYQSTQIMTLNSIENETYRTFIINKFKEGKKEISDELVDKVLEWTRCHTYYVQYYCNRLYELSDKKVKMQDVQKVASLILEENVIVYNNYRNMLTIQQFNLLKAIAKEGVVNRPTAKDFIFKYRLGAASSVKTTLTALIKKEIVVAGNDGYFIPDLFFSRWLQTI
- a CDS encoding PorV/PorQ family protein, whose protein sequence is MRRLFNCGLTVLFFSVFLLLENAAGQSTGGFDILRQEASARQSSMAGTGAALYDDIFSVFLNPAGIAGNRSARAGITFVDQILDITSGCALYSMPISDKSVVGAAVLFTSYGKLTRTDETGQATGSFSPGDFVFSVSFASSPFEIFKYGFSAKMIYSQIDSYSASAVAADAGCILSIPSQKLNLGLSLQNIGTSIDEFIDVKESLPSGVRAGISKTLAHLPLLLNFDIVRPFHQTGDKNLYWALGGEFTVTNNFFLRWGYSSAGREENSDNQSGRLSGVSFGFGVLFNKYRLDYGWRSKGPAGNLNALTLNIPITK
- a CDS encoding esterase family protein, which produces MKSKILKKEVRYTVYLPFDYKTSHRFYPVVYLLHGYTDNDMAWIQFGEADMYADKAIDSQTIPPMILIMPDAGLTWYINNYDNSVRYEDFFFDEFIPYVESRYRIRREKMYRGIAGLSMGGYGAIVYALKHPDMFAAFAAFSPAIYTEKKTQNMDEKWWNEAFNIIYGPNLKGQDRITKHFLANNPFYIVKHSDYNKMKSVRMYIDCGDDDFLYEGNSNFHILLRDLEIPHEYRVRDGGHRWSYWRNGLINGLKFIGESFHQN